A portion of the Misgurnus anguillicaudatus chromosome 16, ASM2758022v2, whole genome shotgun sequence genome contains these proteins:
- the LOC129422702 gene encoding uncharacterized protein: MSNNRTIRHFWNEKETDFLLQTLKEMNIDRYKDGRKNRNSLIFRKVCAKHKAAGYRRSCDQVKHRWKTLKSIYYKAKRQNVTSSDAFKHFDTMEEIFGHRPLVVSKETRADIDSKDVSPLSESKSFTFEGDECDEENDVDDVESGNQEIQTLKIENDPFILTQPSLENTDPVESSASNQPSISLEITNCTQPSTSQQTPVQDVFKCKSPCCTSLHAQYQSFIERMQQTQNLWLERQQEQSHAREERLIARVLAEHTRSMEALVNQLFAGLRSLLPHSNLQASPTPMRTPPDIFNTYPHHVNNSAENWQPAHNPTSSISSQPEDNSLHKISESVNQ, encoded by the exons ATGTCTAACAATCGTACAATCAGACACTTCTGGAACGAGAAGGAGACAGATTTCCTGTTGCAGACATTAAAAGAGATGAATATTGATCGATATAAAGACGGACGCAAGAACCGCAACAGTCTCATCTTCAGAAAGGTTTGCGCTAAACATAAAGCAGCGGGATACAGACGCTCGTGTGATCAGGTGAAACACCGCTGGAAAACACTCAAGTCCATTTACTATAAGGCTAAAAGACAAAATGTTACAAGTTCTGACGCATTTAAGCATTTTGATACAATGGAAGAAATATTTGGACATAGACCTTTGGTTGTGTCAAAAGAGACTAGAGCTGACATCGACTCTAAAGATGTATCTCCTTTGTCAGAAAGCAAGTCTTTCACTTTTGAAGGTGATGAATGTGATGAAG AAAACGATGTGGATGATGTGGAAAGTGGAAATCAAGAAATCCAGACATTGAAAATTGAGAACGATCCTTTCATCCTCACTCAACCATCACTTGAGAACACAGACCCTGTAGAAAGCTCAGCATCCAACCAGCCATCCATTTCTCTAGAGATTACAAACTGTACACAACCATCCACTTCCCAGCAGACCCCTGTTCAAG ATGTGTTTAAATGCAAAAGCCCTTGTTGCACTTCATTGCATGCACAGTATCAAAGCTTCATTGAAAGAATGCAACAGACACAAAACCTGTGGCTGGAGCGGCAGCAAGAACAGAGTCATGCCCGAGAGGAGCGACTCATCGCTCGAGTGCTTGCTGAACACACCCGCTCTATGGAGGCTTTAGTCAACCAGTTATTTGCAGGATTAAGAAGCCTCCTGCCCCATTCAAATCTACAGGCAAGTCCCACACCTATGCGTACACCACCAGATATCTTCAACACATACCCTCATCATGTCAACAACAGTGCTGAGAACTGGCAACCAGCACACAACCCAACATCAAGCATTTCTTCTCAACCTGAAGACAATTCACTTCACAAGATATCAGAGAGTGTAAACCAATGA
- the tmem129 gene encoding E3 ubiquitin-protein ligase TM129, giving the protein MDRPDTTFSLAYAVFTLCFIFTPNEFRSAGFTVQHMFAGWLGSEDICFIQHHIKRTTLTLLVHCFLPLGYYIGMCFAAPEQNLLYIHLASQGWQIYLSVSLAIQLLSCALAFYWSRHGWANHPICKALSVHALSHSSWRAVASSINIEFRRIDKFASGSPSARVIVTDTWVMKVTTYHLHVALHQDCHLTVTDSKHHSLSPDLNTPVQIVTITVASINPRVKSFDIRLKSTEYVELQEKLHAPIRNAANVVIHLTMSELFLETFKTYVMMNDVYRCPSGQELEACIGCMQVNANVKLVRLCQEDSECQQCYCRPMWCLTCMGKWFASRQDQQQPETWLSSRVPCPTCRAKFCILDVCPII; this is encoded by the exons ATGGACAGGCCGGACACTACATTCAGTCTGGCTTATGCAGTATTCACTCTCTGCTTTATATTTACACCCAATGAGTTTCGCTCGGCAGGTTTTACTGTGCAGCATATGTTTGCAGGATGGCTGGGCAGTGAAGACATCTGCTTCATTCAACACCACATTAAAAGAACAACACTAACTCTGCTCGTGCATTGCTTCCTGCCACTAG GTTACTACATAGGAATGTGTTTCGCTGCTCCCGAACAAAATCTTTTGTACATCCATCTTGCAAGTCAAGGATGGCAAATCTACTTGAGCGTTTCATTGGCCATTCAGCTTTTGAGCTGTGCTCTGGCTTTCTATTGGTCCAGACACGGCTGGGCCAATCATCCTATATGCAAAGCCCTGAGCGTGCATGCCTTATCACATTCAAGCTGGAGGGCCGTGGCTTCATCCATTAACATTGAATTTCGCAGAATTGACAAATTTGCTTCAGGTTCCCCTAGTGCAAGAGTGATCGTCACCGATACCTGGGTGATGAAGGTCACAACATACCACTTACACGTGGCTTTGCATCAGGACTGTCATTTGACTGTGACAGACTCCAAACATCACAGCCTGTCACCTGATTTAAACACACCTGTGCAGATTGTTACCATCACCGTTGCCAGTATCAATCCCAGAGTCAAGTCTTTTGACATCAGGTTGAAATCTACTGAATATGTTGAGCTACAAGAAAAGCTGCATGCACCAATCAGAAATGCTGCCAATGTAGTCATCCATCTGACAATGAGTGAGCTGTTTCTGGAGACCTTTAAGACGTATgtgatgatgaatgatgttTACCGGTGCCCAAGTGGACAG GAACTTGAGGCATGTATTGGATGTATGCAAGTCAATGCCAATGTCAAACTCGTACGGCTGTGCCAGGAAGACAGCGAATGCCAGCAGTGTTACTGTCGTCCCATGTGGTGTCTTACGTGTATGGGTAAATGGTTTGCCAGTCGACAGGACCAGCAGCAGCCAGAGACGTGGCTGAGCAGCAGGGTACCGTGTCCCACCTGCAGGGCCAAGTTCTGCATTTTAGATGTCTGTCCCATAATATGA